From the genome of Azospirillum brasilense, one region includes:
- the ybeY gene encoding rRNA maturation RNase YbeY has protein sequence MAVDVVVSREAGDWADNAEWLCERAALAALSVTYDEDEGPAELSVVLADDALVHRLNREYRGKDKPTNVLSFALTEAEEPELGEDAPVMLGDVILAWETVAREAAEQGKTPSDHMTHLVVHGVLHLLGYDHETDDEAEEMEQLETDVLATLDIADPYAATRSPPGEPNLDEQPPDR, from the coding sequence ATGGCCGTCGATGTCGTCGTTTCACGTGAAGCGGGCGATTGGGCGGACAACGCCGAATGGCTGTGCGAACGGGCGGCGCTCGCCGCGCTCTCCGTTACCTACGACGAGGATGAGGGGCCGGCGGAGCTGTCCGTCGTGCTGGCCGACGACGCTCTGGTGCACCGACTGAACCGCGAATACCGTGGCAAGGACAAGCCGACCAACGTGCTGTCCTTCGCCCTGACCGAAGCGGAGGAGCCCGAACTGGGCGAGGACGCGCCGGTCATGCTGGGCGACGTGATCCTGGCCTGGGAGACCGTCGCCCGTGAAGCCGCCGAGCAGGGTAAAACACCTTCGGACCATATGACCCACCTTGTGGTGCATGGCGTTCTTCATTTGCTCGGGTATGATCATGAGACGGACGACGAGGCCGAGGAGATGGAGCAGCTCGAAACCGACGTGCTCGCGACCCTCGACATCGCCGATCCGTACGCCGCCACGCGCTCTCCGCCCGGGGAGCCGAACTTGGACGAACAACCACCGGACCGATGA
- a CDS encoding hemolysin family protein, whose amino-acid sequence MSEISDSRTPREDGAEDQQSLGHLFRGWMRTVLGGRDDATLRATIEDLIEDQDSGEGSLGAGERALLANILKLRDRTVDDVMVPRADIVAVDVDTPFPALVQRMAEEAHSRLPVFRETLDDVVGMVHIKDVLVAMASRTPVELKDIVRDLSIVAPSMPVVDLLVQMRQKRQHMALVVDEFGGIDGLVTIEDLVEEIVGEIEDEHDEEATPHFVERPDGTILADARVSIEDFEDRVGAFLTEEEREEVDTLGGLVVSLAGRVPGRGEMLTHPSGLEFEIVEADPRRIKRLRVRTAPAENSALAEVG is encoded by the coding sequence ATGAGCGAGATTTCCGACAGTCGAACGCCCCGTGAAGACGGGGCCGAAGATCAGCAATCCTTGGGCCACCTGTTTCGCGGGTGGATGAGGACCGTCCTGGGGGGGCGCGACGACGCCACCCTGCGCGCCACGATCGAAGACCTGATCGAGGATCAGGACAGCGGCGAGGGATCGCTGGGGGCGGGCGAGCGCGCTTTGCTCGCCAATATCCTGAAGCTGCGCGACCGCACCGTCGACGACGTGATGGTGCCCCGCGCGGACATCGTGGCGGTCGATGTGGACACCCCGTTCCCCGCCCTCGTTCAGCGCATGGCGGAGGAAGCCCATTCCCGCCTGCCGGTGTTCCGTGAAACGCTCGACGACGTCGTCGGCATGGTCCACATCAAGGACGTGCTCGTGGCGATGGCCAGCCGGACGCCGGTCGAACTCAAGGACATCGTGCGCGATCTCAGCATCGTCGCGCCCAGCATGCCGGTGGTCGACCTGCTGGTGCAGATGCGCCAGAAGCGCCAGCACATGGCGCTGGTGGTCGACGAGTTCGGCGGCATCGACGGCCTCGTCACCATCGAGGATCTGGTCGAGGAGATCGTCGGCGAGATCGAGGACGAGCATGACGAAGAGGCGACCCCCCATTTCGTCGAACGTCCCGACGGCACGATCCTCGCCGACGCCCGTGTCTCCATCGAGGATTTCGAGGACCGCGTCGGCGCCTTCCTGACCGAGGAGGAGCGCGAGGAGGTTGACACGCTCGGTGGTCTCGTCGTCTCGCTGGCCGGACGCGTGCCCGGTCGCGGGGAAATGCTGACCCATCCCTCCGGCCTGGAGTTCGAGATCGTCGAGGCCGACCCCCGCCGCATCAAGCGGCTGCGCGTCCGCACCGCCCCCGCTGAGAACTCCGCCCTGGCCGAGGTCGGGTAA
- the lnt gene encoding apolipoprotein N-acyltransferase: MTATDMTTHPARLGRLSAGLAGLTGWRRLLAAAGFGGLATLALPPAGAVPLLLIAFPGLLWLLDGARTKRQAFAVGWFFGFGHHLLGLYWISAALFTDIERFWWALPLSAAGLPILLAMFTGFATLLVWMLRGRGLGLGLGLGRVFLFAASWALFEWLRGHVFTGFPWNLVGYGWTGFLPVLQGVSLIGIYGLSLLTVLVASLPAGLADTAVPRRRAWGALAAGLALFAALGAWGGLRLAGASDAAVPGVRLRLVQPAIDQRLKWAAGERVRNVQQQMELSAAPSSEPITHVIWAETAVPLFLDQDARLRQALGSVTPPGGLIITGVPRMEAGPEGAPLYYNSLAAVDGSGAVTGRFDKFHLVPFGEYMPLRRWLPVGAIAGNGAEFSAGPGPVSLDLKGLPPVSPLICYEVIFPGAVLPSGEDGAGRPRWMLNLTNDAWYGNTAGPYQHFAIARTRAVEEGMPLVRVANTGISGVVDAHGRITAMLPLGHRGVVDAALPEALTAPTLYGRVGDGAFGLLLLTCFAVGLRARHRS; this comes from the coding sequence TTGACCGCCACCGACATGACGACCCACCCGGCCCGGCTGGGCCGCCTGTCCGCCGGTCTGGCCGGGCTGACCGGTTGGCGCCGGCTGCTGGCGGCGGCGGGATTCGGCGGGCTGGCGACGCTCGCCCTGCCGCCGGCCGGAGCGGTGCCGCTGCTGCTGATCGCCTTTCCCGGGCTGCTCTGGCTGCTCGACGGGGCCAGGACCAAGCGGCAGGCCTTCGCGGTGGGCTGGTTCTTCGGCTTTGGCCATCACCTGCTCGGCCTCTACTGGATCAGCGCGGCTCTGTTCACCGACATCGAGCGCTTCTGGTGGGCGCTGCCGCTGTCGGCGGCGGGGCTGCCCATCCTGCTGGCGATGTTCACCGGCTTCGCCACGCTGCTGGTCTGGATGCTGCGGGGCAGGGGGCTGGGGCTGGGGCTGGGGCTGGGGCGGGTGTTCCTGTTCGCCGCCTCCTGGGCGCTGTTCGAATGGCTGCGCGGCCATGTCTTCACCGGCTTCCCATGGAACCTCGTCGGCTATGGCTGGACGGGCTTTCTGCCGGTTCTGCAGGGCGTCTCGCTGATCGGCATTTATGGCCTCAGCCTGCTGACCGTGCTGGTGGCGTCGCTGCCGGCGGGCTTGGCCGACACGGCGGTGCCGCGCCGCCGCGCCTGGGGGGCGCTGGCCGCCGGGCTGGCGCTGTTCGCGGCGCTGGGCGCCTGGGGCGGGCTGCGGCTGGCCGGGGCGTCCGACGCGGCGGTGCCCGGCGTGCGGCTGCGGCTCGTCCAGCCGGCCATCGACCAGCGGCTGAAATGGGCGGCGGGCGAGCGGGTGCGCAACGTCCAGCAGCAGATGGAACTCTCCGCCGCTCCATCCAGCGAGCCGATCACTCACGTGATCTGGGCGGAGACCGCGGTGCCGCTGTTCCTCGACCAGGACGCCCGCCTGCGTCAGGCGCTGGGGTCGGTCACGCCGCCCGGCGGGCTGATCATCACCGGGGTGCCGCGCATGGAGGCCGGACCGGAGGGCGCGCCGCTCTATTACAACAGCTTGGCGGCGGTCGACGGCAGCGGCGCGGTGACGGGGCGCTTCGACAAGTTCCACCTCGTGCCCTTCGGCGAATACATGCCGCTGCGCCGCTGGCTGCCGGTCGGGGCCATCGCCGGCAACGGGGCCGAGTTCTCCGCCGGGCCGGGGCCGGTGTCGCTCGATCTCAAGGGCCTGCCGCCGGTCAGCCCGCTGATCTGCTACGAGGTGATCTTTCCCGGCGCCGTTCTGCCGAGCGGTGAAGATGGCGCCGGACGGCCGCGCTGGATGCTGAACCTGACCAACGACGCCTGGTACGGCAACACCGCCGGCCCGTACCAGCACTTCGCCATCGCCCGGACCCGCGCGGTGGAGGAGGGGATGCCGCTGGTCCGCGTCGCCAACACCGGCATCTCCGGCGTGGTGGACGCCCACGGCCGCATCACAGCCATGCTGCCGCTTGGTCACAGGGGTGTGGTCGATGCGGCCTTGCCGGAAGCGCTGACCGCCCCCACTCTCTACGGACGTGTGGGCGATGGCGCGTTTGGGTTGCTTCTTTTGACCTGTTTCGCGGTGGGCCTGCGCGCACGACATCGCAGTTAG
- a CDS encoding helix-turn-helix domain-containing protein has translation MQATPARGRRATAGRPKTGKPNPIDVHVGSRVRLRRTLLGMSQEKLGEAIGLTFQQVQKYERGANRIGASRLFDLSRVLDVPVSFFFDDMPAEAAAAPVDDEEGNTAGFEERSGGYEPDPMAKRETLELVRAYYRINDPSVRKRLFELTKAVANSGMVEAAE, from the coding sequence ATGCAAGCAACGCCAGCGCGGGGCCGCCGGGCCACTGCCGGCCGTCCCAAGACGGGAAAGCCGAACCCGATCGACGTTCACGTCGGTTCCCGCGTCCGGTTGCGCCGGACCCTTCTGGGCATGAGCCAGGAAAAGCTGGGCGAGGCCATCGGCCTGACCTTCCAGCAGGTGCAGAAGTACGAGCGCGGCGCCAACCGCATCGGCGCGTCGCGCCTGTTCGACCTCAGCCGCGTCCTGGACGTGCCGGTGTCCTTCTTTTTCGACGACATGCCGGCGGAAGCCGCCGCGGCTCCGGTTGACGACGAAGAGGGCAACACCGCCGGTTTCGAGGAGCGTTCGGGCGGCTACGAGCCGGACCCGATGGCCAAGCGAGAGACGCTGGAGCTGGTGCGCGCCTACTACCGCATCAACGACCCGTCGGTGCGCAAGCGCCTGTTCGAGCTGACCAAGGCCGTCGCCAATTCCGGTATGGTCGAAGCGGCCGAATAA
- the metK gene encoding methionine adenosyltransferase encodes MAKLNYVFTSESVSEGHPDKVCDRISDAIVDLYLSHDPYARVAVETLATTNQIVLAGEVRGPESITPDMLVQVARAAVKDIGYEQDGFHWEKMDVKCFVHSQSADIAVGVDAAGEKDEGAGDQGIMFGYACNETPALMPAPIYYSHAILKSLAEARHSGSAPQLGPDAKSQVTLQYENGKPVRATAVVVSTQHADGLTQEEVREIVRPHVLNVLPAGWMCDEANFYVNPTGRFVIGGPDGDAGLTGRKIIVDTYGGAAPHGGGAFSGKDPTKVDRSAAYAARYLAKNVVAAGLAERCTIQLSYAIGVSKPLSVYVDTHGTGTVDEDRLSEVLQKLVDLSPRGIRTHLGLNKPVYARTAAYGHFGREAEADGGFSWEKTDLVNDLRAAFF; translated from the coding sequence GTGGCCAAGCTCAACTACGTGTTCACCAGCGAGTCCGTGTCCGAAGGCCATCCGGACAAGGTGTGCGACCGCATCTCCGACGCCATCGTCGATCTGTACCTGTCGCACGATCCCTACGCCCGCGTGGCGGTGGAAACGCTGGCGACCACCAACCAGATCGTGCTGGCTGGTGAGGTGCGCGGGCCGGAGAGCATCACCCCCGACATGCTGGTCCAGGTCGCCCGCGCCGCGGTGAAGGACATCGGCTACGAGCAGGACGGCTTCCATTGGGAGAAGATGGACGTCAAGTGCTTCGTCCACTCGCAGTCCGCCGACATCGCGGTCGGCGTCGACGCCGCGGGTGAGAAGGACGAGGGCGCCGGCGACCAGGGCATCATGTTCGGCTACGCCTGCAACGAGACGCCGGCGTTGATGCCGGCGCCGATCTATTACAGCCACGCCATCCTGAAGTCGCTGGCCGAGGCCCGCCATTCCGGCTCCGCTCCGCAGCTCGGCCCCGACGCCAAGAGCCAGGTGACGCTGCAGTACGAGAACGGCAAGCCGGTGCGCGCCACCGCGGTGGTCGTCTCCACCCAGCACGCCGACGGCCTGACCCAGGAGGAGGTGCGCGAGATCGTCCGTCCGCATGTCCTGAACGTCCTGCCCGCCGGCTGGATGTGCGACGAGGCGAACTTCTACGTCAACCCGACCGGCCGCTTCGTCATCGGCGGTCCGGACGGCGACGCCGGCCTGACCGGGCGCAAGATCATCGTCGACACCTACGGCGGTGCCGCGCCGCACGGCGGCGGCGCCTTCTCCGGCAAGGACCCGACCAAGGTCGACCGTTCCGCCGCCTACGCCGCGCGATACCTCGCCAAGAACGTGGTCGCCGCCGGCCTGGCCGAGCGTTGCACGATCCAGCTCTCCTACGCCATCGGCGTGTCGAAGCCGCTGTCGGTCTATGTCGACACCCACGGCACCGGCACGGTCGACGAGGACCGGCTGTCGGAGGTTCTGCAGAAGCTGGTGGACCTGTCCCCGCGCGGCATCCGCACGCATCTCGGCCTGAACAAGCCGGTCTACGCCCGCACCGCCGCCTACGGCCATTTCGGCCGCGAGGCCGAGGCCGACGGCGGCTTCTCCTGGGAGAAGACCGACCTCGTCAACGACCTGCGCGCCGCCTTCTTCTAA
- the trmB gene encoding tRNA (guanine(46)-N(7))-methyltransferase TrmB yields MTDSFLDSSKRLYGRRKGRPLRKRKTELLDGLLPSLEIPVPQPGDRIDPHALFANPMRDVWLEVGFGSGHHMAWQAANNRDVGVIGAEPFINGVAGLLKLVDDEGVQDNVRILPDDARPLLDALPDASIGRAFVLFADPWPKKRHWERRFIGPDNLPRLARVLKDGAELRLASDDMGLVRWMLEHSVRHPDFEWTARGPSDWRHRIADWPPTRYEEKAIEAGRKPVFMRFIRKARG; encoded by the coding sequence ATGACCGACTCCTTCCTGGACTCGTCCAAAAGGCTCTACGGGCGGCGCAAGGGGCGTCCGCTCCGCAAGCGCAAGACCGAACTGCTCGACGGGCTTTTGCCGTCGCTGGAAATCCCGGTGCCCCAGCCGGGCGACCGGATCGACCCCCACGCACTGTTCGCCAACCCCATGCGCGACGTCTGGCTGGAGGTCGGCTTCGGCAGCGGCCACCACATGGCGTGGCAGGCGGCGAACAACCGCGACGTCGGGGTGATCGGGGCCGAGCCCTTCATCAACGGCGTGGCCGGCCTGCTCAAGCTGGTGGACGACGAGGGCGTGCAGGACAATGTCCGCATCCTGCCGGACGACGCCCGCCCGCTGCTCGACGCCCTGCCGGACGCCTCCATCGGGCGCGCCTTCGTGCTGTTCGCCGATCCCTGGCCGAAGAAACGCCATTGGGAGCGCCGCTTCATCGGCCCGGACAACCTGCCGCGCCTCGCGCGCGTCCTGAAGGACGGGGCGGAGTTGCGTCTGGCCAGCGACGACATGGGGCTGGTGCGCTGGATGCTGGAGCACTCGGTCCGGCATCCCGATTTCGAATGGACCGCCCGCGGCCCGTCCGACTGGCGCCACCGCATCGCGGACTGGCCGCCCACCCGCTATGAGGAAAAGGCCATCGAGGCCGGGCGCAAGCCGGTCTTCATGCGCTTCATCCGCAAGGCGCGGGGGTAG
- a CDS encoding antibiotic biosynthesis monooxygenase family protein — MILETALLAVRPGQGPAFERAMAEAQPLIAATPGFLGLEVRPCLEAPDRYLLLVRWDRLEDHTEGFRGSERYARWKALLHCFYDPFPLVEHYGEPVVSTPAPCG, encoded by the coding sequence GTGATCCTCGAAACGGCCCTCCTGGCGGTCAGACCCGGCCAGGGCCCGGCCTTCGAACGCGCGATGGCCGAGGCGCAGCCCCTGATCGCCGCTACTCCGGGTTTCCTCGGGCTGGAGGTGCGGCCCTGCCTCGAGGCGCCGGACCGCTACCTTCTTCTCGTCCGCTGGGACCGGCTGGAGGACCACACCGAAGGCTTCCGCGGGTCCGAGCGCTACGCCCGCTGGAAGGCCCTGCTCCACTGCTTCTACGATCCGTTCCCGCTGGTGGAGCATTACGGGGAGCCGGTGGTGTCTACCCCCGCGCCTTGCGGATGA
- the rimP gene encoding ribosome maturation factor RimP: MEATGRIEQIITPSVEAMGYELVRVQLTGGQRMVLQVMAERADGAAMTVEDCADISRAISAVLDVEDPIKSAYTLEVSSPGIDRPLTRLKDFERFAGFEAKLETRLAVDGRKRFKGMLKGVDDGLVCIESEQGAARLEFDNILRAKLVLTDELIRASQGQG; the protein is encoded by the coding sequence ATGGAAGCAACCGGTCGTATCGAGCAGATCATCACGCCGTCGGTCGAGGCCATGGGCTACGAACTCGTGCGTGTGCAGTTGACCGGTGGGCAGCGCATGGTTCTGCAGGTCATGGCGGAGCGCGCCGACGGCGCGGCCATGACGGTCGAAGACTGCGCCGACATCAGCCGCGCGATCTCCGCGGTGCTCGACGTTGAAGATCCGATCAAGAGCGCCTACACGCTGGAGGTCAGTTCGCCCGGCATCGACCGGCCGCTGACCCGTCTGAAGGATTTCGAGCGTTTCGCCGGTTTCGAGGCCAAGCTGGAGACCCGGCTCGCCGTCGATGGCCGCAAGCGCTTTAAGGGCATGCTGAAGGGCGTCGACGACGGCCTCGTGTGCATCGAATCGGAACAGGGAGCCGCCCGGCTGGAGTTCGACAACATCCTGCGCGCCAAGCTGGTTTTGACGGATGAACTGATCCGCGCCAGCCAGGGCCAGGGTTGA
- the nusA gene encoding transcription termination factor NusA, translated as MELLQVADAVAREKNIDRDEVLEAMEQAIQKAGRSKYGHEHDIRARIDRKTGDIHLTRHLEVVEAVENEATQVTLAYAQRRKPGAQVGDFLVDPLPPIDFGRIAAQTAKQVIVQKVRDAERKRQFNEYKDRTGEIVNGLVKRVEYGNVTVDLGRAEAILRRDELLPREHFKNGDRVRAYIFDVREEARGPQIFLSRTHPMFMAKLFAQEVPEIYDGIIEIKAVARDPGSRAKIAVISNDSSIDPVGACVGMRGSRVQAVVGELQGEKIDIIQWNQEPATFIVNALAPAEVAKVVMDEDNSRIEVVVPDDQLSLAIGRRGQNVRLATQLTGWDIDILTEQEESERRSDEFRTRSQLFMDALDVDDVIAHLLVAEGFTSVEEIAYVETEELAEIEGFDEDVAEELKQRALNFLDEQDVRMTEKRQVLGVEDAVAEVTGFSPTLLVKLGENGVKTMDDLADLAADELRDILGKEAPTEDEANEIIMAARAHWFDGEEGAPTAAQPSADDQTAQS; from the coding sequence ATGGAACTGCTGCAAGTCGCTGACGCGGTTGCCCGCGAAAAGAACATCGACCGGGACGAGGTCCTGGAGGCGATGGAGCAGGCGATTCAGAAGGCCGGGCGCTCCAAGTACGGCCACGAGCACGACATCCGCGCCCGCATCGACCGCAAGACGGGCGACATCCACCTGACCCGCCACCTGGAGGTGGTCGAGGCGGTGGAGAACGAGGCGACCCAGGTGACCCTCGCCTACGCCCAGCGCCGCAAGCCCGGCGCCCAGGTCGGCGACTTCCTGGTCGATCCGCTGCCGCCCATCGACTTCGGCCGCATCGCCGCCCAGACGGCCAAGCAGGTCATCGTCCAGAAGGTGCGCGACGCGGAGCGCAAGCGCCAGTTCAACGAATACAAGGACCGCACCGGCGAGATCGTCAACGGTCTGGTCAAGCGCGTCGAGTACGGCAACGTCACCGTCGACCTGGGCCGCGCCGAAGCGATCCTGCGCCGCGACGAGCTGCTGCCGCGCGAGCACTTCAAGAACGGCGACCGCGTGCGCGCCTACATCTTCGACGTGCGCGAGGAAGCGCGCGGCCCGCAGATCTTCCTGTCGCGCACCCATCCGATGTTCATGGCGAAGCTGTTCGCCCAGGAAGTGCCGGAGATCTACGACGGCATCATCGAGATCAAGGCGGTCGCCCGCGATCCGGGCTCGCGCGCCAAGATCGCGGTGATCAGCAACGACAGCTCCATCGACCCGGTCGGCGCCTGCGTCGGCATGCGCGGCAGCCGCGTCCAGGCGGTCGTCGGCGAGCTGCAGGGCGAGAAGATCGACATCATCCAGTGGAACCAGGAGCCGGCGACCTTCATCGTCAACGCCCTGGCCCCGGCCGAGGTCGCCAAGGTGGTGATGGACGAGGACAACAGCCGCATCGAGGTGGTGGTGCCCGACGACCAGCTATCGCTGGCCATCGGCCGCCGCGGCCAGAACGTGCGCCTCGCCACCCAGCTCACCGGCTGGGACATCGACATCCTGACCGAGCAGGAGGAGTCGGAGCGCCGGTCGGACGAGTTCCGCACCCGCTCGCAGCTCTTCATGGACGCGCTGGACGTGGACGACGTGATCGCCCATCTCCTGGTCGCCGAAGGCTTTACCTCTGTGGAGGAGATCGCCTATGTCGAGACCGAGGAGCTGGCCGAGATCGAGGGCTTCGACGAGGACGTGGCGGAAGAGCTGAAGCAGCGCGCCCTCAACTTCCTCGACGAGCAGGACGTCCGCATGACCGAGAAGCGCCAGGTGCTCGGCGTCGAGGACGCGGTGGCGGAAGTCACCGGCTTCAGCCCCACCCTGCTGGTGAAGCTGGGTGAGAACGGCGTGAAGACGATGGACGACCTCGCCGACCTCGCGGCGGACGAGCTGCGCGACATCCTCGGCAAGGAGGCCCCGACGGAAGACGAGGCCAACGAGATCATCATGGCCGCCCGTGCCCATTGGTTCGACGGCGAGGAAGGCGCGCCCACCGCGGCGCAACCCTCGGCCGACGACCAGACGGCGCAGAGCTGA
- a CDS encoding RNA-binding protein: protein MVGLSDRNEQTPADGEPDGLAAEGEALLPADLEKGPLRRCIATGTVQPKDGMIRFVVSPDGEIVPDLEERLPGRGLWLSGDKAAFAKAIGKNMFAKAARRAVRVPPDLAERLEKLLERRCLDAFGLARRAGQALAGYEKVREALKTNQVGRSGPPYLLVEASDGSPDQRGKITALAPDMPVVDLFDAAAMAAALGRENAVHAVVARGKLAKGLARDSARLKGIKGFVAGSPPAGHVSNV from the coding sequence ATGGTTGGACTGAGCGACAGGAACGAACAGACTCCGGCGGACGGTGAACCGGACGGCCTCGCGGCCGAAGGGGAGGCTCTGCTGCCGGCGGACCTGGAAAAGGGTCCGCTGCGCCGCTGCATCGCCACCGGCACCGTGCAGCCGAAGGACGGCATGATCCGTTTCGTGGTATCACCCGATGGCGAGATCGTGCCCGATCTGGAGGAACGGCTTCCGGGCCGCGGCCTCTGGCTGTCGGGGGACAAGGCGGCCTTTGCGAAGGCCATCGGCAAGAACATGTTCGCCAAGGCGGCGCGGCGCGCGGTGCGCGTCCCGCCCGATCTGGCGGAGCGGCTGGAGAAGCTGCTGGAGCGGCGGTGCCTGGATGCCTTCGGGCTGGCGCGCCGGGCCGGGCAGGCTCTGGCCGGATACGAAAAGGTGCGCGAGGCGCTGAAGACCAATCAGGTCGGACGCTCCGGACCGCCCTATCTGCTGGTCGAGGCCAGCGACGGTTCGCCCGACCAGCGGGGCAAGATCACAGCGCTGGCGCCGGATATGCCGGTTGTTGACCTGTTCGACGCCGCGGCGATGGCCGCGGCCCTGGGACGGGAAAATGCCGTGCATGCGGTGGTGGCGCGCGGGAAGCTGGCCAAGGGATTGGCTCGCGACTCCGCGCGTCTCAAGGGTATCAAGGGCTTTGTCGCCGGCTCTCCGCCGGCCGGCCACGTAAGCAACGTCTGA